One part of the Zymomonas mobilis subsp. pomaceae ATCC 29192 genome encodes these proteins:
- a CDS encoding RsmB/NOP family class I SAM-dependent RNA methyltransferase — MSEIHHPRPKRKDKQTQARSQGGRASSASQKRNPQRKDANPIGLPVRQAALQLLEAILRQGLPLEQVIGRITQGLKQPADRSLVHAIVASVLRWRTDIDALIDSATAKPLADDVKARMVLRIALAQKLVLKQPAHVAIATVLPLVDGGPRRLVHGVYGTLDRREDVALPEYPTLPEETAWRWKAAWGGIMVEKAEQALAEQPPVDLTLQDPEKTDHWAKTLEGSSLIAGHVRLPSEHKMISELAGYQEGAWWVQDISASLPARLLGKGEGQQVLDLCAAPGGKTMQLASQGWQVTAVDIAAKRLERLSENLKRLHLEAKIVTANLADYTPKDKVDAVLLDAPCSASGIFRRHPDVLYRVDTTIIKQMAEQQKKLLERAADWVKIGGKLIYAVCSLEPEEGEEVVQAFLKNHPDYRLNMLDPALLPPGIIPTKDRWLRILPQSITEKGGNDGFFIAYFTRYSEKEAH; from the coding sequence ATGAGCGAGATTCACCATCCCCGTCCCAAACGAAAAGATAAACAGACCCAAGCGCGATCTCAAGGAGGTCGCGCTTCCTCTGCTTCTCAAAAGCGTAATCCTCAAAGAAAAGACGCTAATCCTATTGGCTTACCCGTAAGACAAGCAGCCTTACAGCTATTAGAAGCTATTTTACGGCAAGGTTTACCCCTTGAACAGGTCATCGGGCGGATTACACAAGGCTTGAAGCAACCTGCGGATCGCTCTTTGGTGCATGCCATTGTGGCCAGTGTGCTTCGCTGGCGAACCGATATTGATGCGCTTATTGACAGCGCCACCGCAAAACCCCTTGCGGACGATGTCAAAGCGCGGATGGTTTTACGGATCGCGCTTGCTCAAAAACTGGTTTTAAAACAACCGGCACATGTGGCCATAGCCACAGTTCTTCCTTTGGTGGACGGTGGCCCCAGACGTTTAGTGCACGGTGTTTATGGTACGCTTGACCGTCGCGAAGATGTTGCCTTACCAGAATATCCAACGCTGCCAGAAGAAACGGCTTGGCGGTGGAAAGCCGCATGGGGCGGTATCATGGTAGAAAAGGCAGAGCAGGCCCTTGCGGAACAACCTCCGGTTGATCTTACTTTGCAGGACCCAGAAAAAACGGATCATTGGGCAAAAACCTTAGAAGGAAGCAGCCTAATCGCGGGACATGTACGCCTCCCTTCCGAGCATAAAATGATTAGTGAACTGGCGGGTTACCAAGAAGGCGCATGGTGGGTTCAGGATATTTCCGCATCTTTACCGGCAAGATTGCTGGGTAAAGGGGAAGGGCAACAGGTCTTGGATCTTTGTGCGGCACCGGGTGGCAAGACCATGCAGTTGGCCTCACAAGGCTGGCAAGTGACAGCAGTGGATATTGCCGCCAAACGCTTGGAAAGACTATCTGAAAATCTCAAGCGCCTCCATCTGGAAGCTAAAATTGTTACCGCTAATCTAGCGGATTACACGCCCAAGGATAAAGTGGACGCGGTGCTTTTGGATGCACCCTGTTCAGCCAGTGGTATTTTCAGACGTCATCCCGATGTGCTTTATCGTGTCGATACGACAATTATCAAACAGATGGCCGAACAGCAGAAAAAACTGCTGGAACGGGCAGCCGATTGGGTAAAAATCGGCGGCAAGTTGATCTATGCCGTCTGTTCCTTGGAACCCGAAGAAGGGGAAGAGGTTGTTCAGGCATTTCTAAAAAATCACCCTGATTATCGCCTCAATATGCTCGATCCAGCCTTACTGCCCCCAGGGATTATTCCGACAAAGGACAGATGGTTACGCATATTACCGCAATCCATCACCGAAAAAGGCGGAAATGACGGCTTTTTTATAGCATATTTTACACGGTATAGCGAAAAAGAGGCGCATTAG
- the rpe gene encoding ribulose-phosphate 3-epimerase, whose translation MNKMPLIAPSILSADFARLGEEVRAIDKAGADWIHIDVMDGHFVPNITIGPMVVKALRPCTDKPFDVHLMISPVDNYIEAFAAAGADLISFHPEAGAHPHRTIQHIKSLGKKAGLVFNPATPLSGLDYLMDDLDLIMVMSVNPGFGGQKFIKEQLAKISDIRNKITTSGRNIRLEVDGGIDKETAALAVQAGADVLVAGTASFKGGSQFYANNIRMLRKS comes from the coding sequence ATGAATAAAATGCCCTTGATTGCCCCGTCTATTCTTTCTGCGGATTTTGCCCGTCTTGGAGAAGAAGTGAGGGCTATCGATAAAGCGGGGGCCGACTGGATTCATATCGATGTCATGGACGGTCATTTCGTTCCCAATATTACGATCGGGCCGATGGTTGTAAAGGCTTTACGGCCTTGTACAGACAAGCCTTTTGATGTTCATCTGATGATCTCCCCCGTTGATAATTATATTGAGGCTTTTGCGGCGGCCGGTGCCGATCTTATCAGCTTTCATCCCGAAGCGGGGGCGCATCCGCATCGCACTATCCAACATATCAAATCACTGGGTAAAAAAGCCGGTTTAGTCTTCAATCCGGCTACCCCCTTAAGCGGGTTGGATTATCTAATGGATGATCTGGATCTTATTATGGTGATGAGTGTTAATCCCGGTTTTGGGGGACAGAAATTTATCAAAGAACAATTGGCGAAAATAAGCGATATTAGAAATAAAATCACTACTTCAGGGCGGAATATCCGGTTAGAAGTCGATGGTGGAATCGATAAAGAAACAGCAGCGCTTGCCGTTCAGGCCGGGGCCGATGTGCTGGTAGCGGGAACAGCCAGTTTTAAAGGGGGTTCCCAATTTTATGCCAATAATATCAGGATGCTACGCAAGTCATGA
- a CDS encoding heparinase II/III family protein: MSEKEEPDFTGEDTSDDNSRPGKWLIRVNNEKQPSLTERIVNRLSRLSWHTPFYALRLRGRPPLRLMAVPKDPFSGSEEAGTLIRNGEIHFFHEKIKLDQPLFPVAGVSPEFTDYLHSFMWLRDLAAAGNRQEVTRVAERLTRDWLDAHAEQIDDKAWQPDIWGKRILFWGAYAPLILSSTDLVYRSKLLNSLARGGRHLTRSADKVPNGLSRVIAWMGLVAATLLLPDEKTYLQRQEQGLLKALNRSLFEDGGIISRTPYDQLELIEYSAMLLAVYHARDMQPNTMITRIMARAVRALLGVTLGDGGLVSFQGGVPVDHARVNAAIYAAGIRSRPLSRAREWGYQRLSHGQTTLVIDTAPPPVTHRAGMASASTLAFEMSDGPDRLIVNCGGLLGSDLDQGNNNEALPPELSTLLRATAAHSTLVLQDSNSTAIMEDGSLGRGVSEVELDRHEGQTGSLLEASHDGYMRRFGFIHRRKLTLSANGWELRGEDILLPAGRRRASEMPFTLRFHLAPWVEVTNTADGLGALLRIERGALWQFRCRGGKLGCEPSLWIDPTGWPRLTNQITISGMTPAGGCNIAWVLKRAG, translated from the coding sequence ATGAGTGAAAAGGAAGAACCGGATTTCACCGGCGAAGACACTTCAGACGACAACAGCAGGCCGGGTAAATGGCTAATACGGGTAAACAACGAAAAACAACCGTCGTTAACCGAAAGAATTGTTAATCGCCTTAGTCGTCTGTCATGGCATACGCCTTTTTATGCCCTTAGGCTTAGGGGACGACCGCCTTTAAGATTGATGGCGGTACCCAAAGACCCGTTTTCCGGCAGTGAAGAAGCGGGTACTTTAATCCGCAATGGAGAAATCCACTTCTTTCATGAAAAGATAAAGCTGGATCAACCGCTTTTTCCCGTGGCTGGCGTATCGCCTGAATTTACAGATTATTTACACAGCTTTATGTGGCTACGCGATCTTGCAGCGGCAGGTAATCGCCAAGAAGTAACGCGCGTTGCTGAAAGATTGACGCGCGACTGGTTAGATGCCCATGCCGAACAGATTGACGATAAAGCATGGCAGCCTGACATTTGGGGAAAGCGCATCTTATTTTGGGGGGCTTATGCGCCCCTCATTCTTTCCTCAACTGACTTGGTTTACCGATCTAAACTCTTAAACAGTTTGGCTCGGGGGGGTCGCCATCTGACCAGAAGCGCGGATAAGGTGCCTAACGGCCTTAGTCGGGTAATAGCATGGATGGGATTAGTCGCAGCAACCCTTCTGTTACCTGATGAAAAAACCTATCTTCAACGTCAGGAACAAGGCTTATTAAAAGCCTTAAACCGCAGCTTGTTTGAAGATGGCGGCATCATCAGCCGAACCCCTTATGATCAACTTGAATTGATCGAATACAGCGCGATGTTACTGGCGGTTTATCATGCCCGTGATATGCAGCCGAATACAATGATAACCCGTATAATGGCACGCGCAGTCAGGGCTTTGCTCGGGGTCACTCTGGGTGATGGTGGACTGGTTAGTTTCCAAGGCGGGGTTCCGGTCGATCACGCCCGTGTCAATGCAGCAATTTACGCGGCAGGTATTCGCAGTCGGCCTTTAAGTCGGGCGCGGGAATGGGGCTATCAGCGGTTAAGCCATGGCCAGACTACCCTTGTTATCGACACTGCACCGCCACCCGTAACCCATCGCGCCGGTATGGCCAGCGCGTCAACGCTTGCTTTTGAAATGTCCGATGGCCCCGATCGCTTAATCGTGAATTGTGGGGGTTTATTGGGCAGCGACCTTGATCAAGGTAATAATAACGAAGCGCTTCCCCCAGAGTTGAGCACACTCCTTCGGGCAACCGCCGCCCATTCTACCTTGGTGCTACAAGATAGTAACTCCACCGCAATTATGGAAGATGGTTCGCTGGGTCGAGGGGTTAGTGAAGTCGAACTAGATCGCCATGAAGGCCAAACAGGTAGTTTATTAGAAGCTAGCCATGATGGCTATATGCGCCGTTTTGGTTTCATCCATCGCCGTAAATTAACTTTATCAGCCAATGGCTGGGAATTACGGGGCGAAGATATTTTACTACCTGCTGGACGGCGGCGAGCTTCAGAAATGCCCTTCACCTTGCGTTTTCATCTAGCACCTTGGGTTGAAGTGACCAACACGGCCGATGGATTAGGGGCCTTACTGCGTATTGAACGCGGCGCTTTATGGCAATTCCGCTGCCGTGGTGGGAAACTGGGCTGTGAACCCAGCCTGTGGATTGATCCAACCGGATGGCCAAGGCTGACTAATCAAATCACGATTTCGGGGATGACGCCCGCTGGTGGGTGCAATATTGCTTGGGTTTTAAAAAGGGCGGGTTAA
- a CDS encoding LutC/YkgG family protein, which translates to MNSRQLILENLCVNRPKTEPMLPDIPLFDTPVPVDRVAKFKEAVVSMGGEIIHVQAQGLDAALKKYTDEAKVICSHVPEIKGNLEITGDTQPTDLADVDVGIVRASFAVAETGSVCLTDADFGINSLGYLPQHLIVLVDPEDIVYNLHHAYRRSEGKKHAYMAFHTGPSATADIEGILIHGAQGVRSLSVILQPRLQKKSEGK; encoded by the coding sequence ATGAATAGTCGCCAGCTTATTCTCGAAAATTTATGTGTTAATCGGCCAAAGACAGAACCCATGCTGCCGGATATTCCCCTTTTTGATACGCCTGTTCCTGTTGACAGGGTAGCAAAATTTAAAGAAGCTGTTGTCAGTATGGGCGGTGAGATTATCCATGTTCAAGCGCAAGGATTAGATGCCGCCCTTAAAAAATATACCGATGAAGCTAAAGTCATCTGTTCTCATGTGCCTGAAATTAAAGGTAATCTTGAAATAACGGGCGATACCCAACCAACCGATCTTGCCGATGTCGATGTCGGCATTGTTCGGGCTTCTTTTGCGGTGGCGGAAACGGGATCGGTTTGCCTTACGGATGCCGATTTTGGTATTAATAGTTTGGGATATTTACCGCAGCATTTGATCGTTTTGGTTGATCCCGAAGATATTGTCTATAACCTTCATCATGCTTATCGTCGTTCCGAAGGCAAAAAACATGCCTATATGGCCTTTCACACTGGGCCATCCGCTACCGCCGATATTGAAGGTATTTTAATCCACGGCGCCCAAGGGGTACGGTCGTTGTCGGTAATTTTACAGCCGCGTCTTCAGAAAAAGAGCGAAGGAAAGTAA